Proteins encoded together in one Dehalococcoidia bacterium window:
- a CDS encoding tyrosine-type recombinase/integrase codes for MRRPRRWRAWATYKLLHLEGGALSARGKPYSPKTIAGYREGLGMLKRSAAELGLPDDLRQWKPADLDRYAQHLRARGAKPTTVADRLNVVARFFTWCVVRRLIARSPLEASRRPRAASDPVRPFTRAEVEQLLGACDGEVWIGARDGAIVLTLADTGLRAAELVGLDLADLDWDGWTLRVEHGKGGKKRVARLGLDARRQVADFVELFRGREPGPLFPSRYGKRLSPDALCEVFERLGRRGGVLGAHPHRMRHTFGVEFLRAGGNPFELQLLLGHAVTDHGNWLSRTPDDEGPAIGNTWPTRRWFCCSRAIHQRASLPVLARSRLMIATSGC; via the coding sequence ATGCGCCGGCCGCGTCGCTGGCGCGCCTGGGCAACCTATAAACTGCTGCATCTGGAGGGCGGGGCGCTGTCGGCGCGCGGGAAGCCGTACTCGCCGAAGACGATCGCCGGCTACCGCGAAGGGCTGGGGATGCTTAAGCGGAGTGCGGCCGAGCTGGGGCTGCCGGACGATCTGCGCCAATGGAAGCCGGCGGATCTGGATCGGTATGCGCAGCACTTGCGGGCGCGGGGTGCCAAGCCGACGACGGTCGCGGACCGTTTGAACGTGGTCGCGCGCTTCTTTACCTGGTGTGTGGTCCGTCGACTGATCGCGCGCTCGCCATTGGAGGCGTCGAGGCGGCCGCGGGCGGCGAGCGATCCGGTGCGGCCGTTCACCCGAGCCGAGGTGGAGCAGCTGCTCGGCGCGTGTGATGGCGAGGTCTGGATCGGCGCGCGGGATGGGGCGATCGTGCTGACGCTGGCGGATACGGGGTTGCGCGCCGCCGAGCTCGTCGGGCTCGACCTGGCCGATCTTGATTGGGATGGGTGGACGCTGCGCGTTGAGCATGGCAAGGGCGGGAAGAAGCGGGTTGCCAGGCTCGGTCTGGACGCGCGGCGCCAGGTAGCGGACTTTGTTGAGCTGTTCCGCGGACGGGAGCCGGGTCCGCTCTTCCCGAGCCGGTATGGCAAGCGGCTCTCACCGGATGCGCTCTGCGAGGTGTTCGAGCGGTTGGGGAGGCGCGGCGGGGTGCTGGGCGCGCATCCGCACCGCATGCGGCATACATTCGGTGTCGAGTTTTTGCGGGCCGGCGGGAATCCCTTCGAGCTGCAGTTGCTGCTGGGCCATGCTGTCACCGATCACGGTAATTGGCTCTCCCGCACTCCCGATGATGAAGGTCCAGCAATCGGCAACACGTGGCCGACACGCCGCTGGTTCTGCTGCTCGAGGGCGATCCACCAGCGCGCCTCGCTCCCGGTGCTGGCGCGATCGCGACTGATGATCGCGACCTCGGGATGCTGA